The following proteins come from a genomic window of Nostoc sp. ATCC 53789:
- a CDS encoding non-ribosomal peptide synthetase: MSDILKRLEALSPEKRELVLQKLKKQQQSTQNNNRLTPPLTPVSREQPLPLSFAQQRLWFLDQLEGENCVYNVPFFWQIRGFLNITALEKAIAEIVQRHEVLRTSFSVVDESPIQVIHTHPQLTMQLLDWRQLTQADQLSKAQQLAAEELQQPFNLSNPPLLRVKLLQLADQSHLLLLVIHHIVCDGWSMDIFRRELFSLYTAFSATKASPLPELSLQYADFAHWQRQWLQGEVLQTQLNYWQKQLAGVAPLLELPTDRPRPSVQSFRGRSEFLELNQDLTQKLKRLSQESGTTLFMTMLAAFTLLLSRYSGQQDIVVGSAIANRNRRETESLIGFFVNTLALRTNLQGNPSFLELLERVKQVTLDAYDHQDLPFEKLVDELGLERSLSHHPLFQVAFGLQSGTQEKLETPGLSLTRFEWENTTTLFDLSLMFRETPQGLVGEWEYATDLFDAKTIQRLTGHFAVLLQGIVDNPQQNINNLPLIAESERQQLQNWNQTKTDYPLNQTLVDLFEAQAAKNPNNLALVFESQSLTYQQLNQKANQLAHYLIQNYQIKPDTLIGICVERSLEMIIGLLGILKAGGAYVPIDPNYPKERIEFMLEDCGSSVLLTQSHLKEQLPLAKLKYQVICLDEETFAQESIDNPNSKTTPDNLAYIIYTSGSTGRPKGVMIEHRAIVNLSLVWAKTFQVQDNSHLLQFGSFSFDLSVAEIATTFVTGACLYLAQKDTLLPSQILVDFLSNRKITHSFLSPSALSVLPQATLPDLQCLTVGGEACSAELVAQWGTERRLFNCYGPTESTVSAAIALCDHNGKKPPIGKPLSNIRIYILDAHNQPLPAGIPGELCIAGVGLARGYLNRPETTSEKFVEVELFGKTERIYKTGDLARWRYDGNLEYLGRIDDQVKLRGFRIELGEIESLLLQHSLVNEAVVILYETDNNPRLVAYVTASEKSSNLASQLKDYLKIRLPNYMIPSQIMVLDQLPLTPNGKLDRRVLPAPDAATYTNFEALASPTEELLATLWQSLLKAKSISRQDNFFELGGHSLLATQLVTRIRDSFGVEVPVRKVFEQSVLSELAGEIDKATSSVTLPPITPQPENAPKILSYSQSRLWFLDQLEGIGTSATYNMSTALQLDGKLNIEALRASFDYLLDRHAILRTYFPALEGEAQVVVQNSEDIEVLTIADLQSLDPQSQAETVQRLADTHAQEPFDLNTGPLFKAQLLQLSEQKNVLMINMHHIISDGWSMGVFKREWEQAYAAFAAGYTPNLSPLPIQYSDYAAWQRSWLQGEILESQENYWKQQLGDAPRLLDLPTDHPRPAQQSYQGGREEYPLSSELTQKLKIVSQKHGVSLFMTLLTAFSILLSRYSRQEDLCIGSAIANRTHSNTESLIGFFVNTLVLRSKIKPEQGFSQLLQQTRQTCLDAYAHQDIPFEYLVEQLQPERSLSHNPLFQVMMVFQNTQEAGKNISLSGLDIQYLEQSLPFAKFDLTLDLCERGGQLHCMWEYATDLFEVETIQRMAGHFEVLLEAIAQNPQQPISKLPLITTAEIQQLQIWNQTNINYPQNQTLVSLFEQQAAQTPDNIAVVFENQSLSYQELNQQANQLAHYLLELKREQQLPDNPLIAICVERSLLMVIGLFAILKAGGAYVPIDPSYPQERIHLMLEDSNASVLLTTNSIKKQLPLEKLKNPCQVVFLEKETWVNQSTDNPNLQSSPDDLAYVIYTSGSTGRPKGVAVCHSSLTNFLYSMKEKPGIAASDTLLAITTISFDIAALEIYLPLIVGAKIVLVSREIASDSLQLSEQLLNGITFMQATPATWRILLAAGWKGSTQLKILCGGEALTWELANQLLERSAELWNLYGPTETTIWSDIYQINTFEKKNYSQGAVVSIGKPIANTRIYILDTYNQPLPPGIPGELCIAGAGLAQGYLNRPDLSAEKFIDLNLFNQTERIYKTGDLARWLPDGNLQYLGRIDRQVKLRGFRIELGEIEASLLKHSKIQEAVVIIREDSDFDQRLVAYIVPTGTEDEDLQGEQVELWQQVFNDAYHKSQDPEDDPTLNLASWNDSYTDKPYPKAVMQEWRDKTIDQILELAPKRVWEIGCGTGMLLLKIAPHCQKYLGTDIAAAGLHYIEQHLPQQSLKEKVTLKQSAANQFNGIEKNNYDLVILNSVIQYFPSLDYLLEVIGGAVSAVRNQGKIFIGDVRNLHLLEVFHTAVKFNRAPDELSIKDLRQQIQKSIHTEGELLIDPNLFIALKQKFPRISHVQIQMKRGYGQTEMNRFRYDVVLHLDQTDTPIAEPEWLDWQTEQLNLEKIERILTTQQPDFIGIKNIPNARLTSEMVLLEKISQLDGTVSDLKAAVAEVRSGIEPEAFRNLVRDLPYTPFIQYSPTEFSDYDVVFQRNIPGQVTIPRFNQEGNLRLKPWQHYANQPLQYRTNQVEPALLEEWRDNLEKTLPDYMIPSHFIVLEKLPLTPNGKVDRKALPAPNATISSTNIELPVTSTEKLLAELWAKLLKYEAIARHDNFFKLGGHSLLATQMCYRIRDTFKVELPLRQVFESPILSELANYIDSCIWVNFSTADIQPLNSDEEEIEL, translated from the coding sequence ATGAGCGATATACTAAAACGTCTAGAAGCTCTTTCACCAGAAAAGCGAGAATTAGTTTTACAAAAGCTGAAAAAGCAACAACAATCTACACAAAATAATAACAGGCTAACTCCACCCCTAACACCCGTTTCAAGAGAGCAACCCCTTCCCCTTTCCTTTGCCCAACAAAGACTGTGGTTTCTCGACCAACTAGAAGGCGAAAATTGTGTCTATAACGTACCGTTTTTCTGGCAAATTCGCGGATTTTTGAATATAACTGCGTTAGAAAAAGCGATCGCAGAAATTGTCCAACGTCATGAGGTCTTACGTACTAGTTTTTCTGTTGTCGATGAGTCACCGATACAGGTGATTCACACTCACCCGCAACTGACAATGCAACTGCTAGATTGGCGACAATTGACACAAGCAGACCAGTTAAGCAAGGCGCAGCAGTTAGCAGCAGAAGAATTACAACAGCCTTTTAACTTATCAAACCCTCCTTTGCTGCGGGTAAAGTTGTTGCAACTCGCCGATCAATCTCATCTGCTGTTGCTGGTTATCCATCATATTGTTTGTGATGGCTGGTCAATGGACATATTCCGTCGTGAATTATTCAGCCTCTATACCGCATTTTCCGCCACAAAAGCTTCTCCTTTACCCGAATTATCTCTACAATATGCCGATTTCGCCCACTGGCAAAGACAGTGGTTGCAGGGAGAGGTACTGCAAACCCAACTCAATTACTGGCAAAAACAATTAGCCGGAGTCGCGCCTCTGTTAGAATTGCCCACAGATAGACCTCGCCCATCAGTGCAAAGTTTTAGGGGACGGAGTGAGTTTTTAGAACTCAATCAAGATTTAACGCAGAAGTTGAAGCGTTTGAGTCAGGAATCAGGAACTACCCTGTTTATGACAATGCTTGCAGCATTTACGCTGTTATTGTCGCGCTACAGTGGTCAACAGGATATTGTAGTTGGTTCTGCGATCGCTAATCGTAATCGTCGTGAGACAGAATCTCTAATTGGCTTTTTTGTCAACACATTAGCATTACGTACCAATCTGCAAGGGAATCCAAGTTTCTTAGAATTACTCGAACGAGTCAAACAAGTAACCCTAGATGCTTATGACCATCAAGACTTACCTTTTGAGAAACTAGTCGATGAATTGGGTTTAGAGCGATCGCTTTCTCATCATCCCCTATTTCAAGTGGCGTTTGGTTTGCAAAGTGGAACCCAAGAGAAACTAGAAACTCCTGGATTATCTCTAACCCGTTTTGAGTGGGAAAACACAACGACGCTGTTTGATTTGTCGCTGATGTTCCGTGAAACTCCTCAAGGCTTGGTAGGAGAATGGGAATACGCAACCGATTTGTTTGACGCTAAAACCATTCAACGGCTGACGGGGCATTTTGCCGTTTTACTTCAGGGAATTGTTGATAATCCTCAACAAAATATTAATAATCTGCCATTAATCGCAGAAAGTGAACGTCAGCAACTCCAAAACTGGAATCAAACTAAAACTGATTATCCCCTAAATCAAACTTTGGTTGACTTGTTTGAAGCTCAAGCTGCCAAAAACCCTAATAATCTCGCTTTAGTATTTGAATCTCAAAGCTTAACCTACCAACAACTTAATCAAAAAGCAAACCAACTAGCTCATTATTTAATTCAAAATTATCAAATTAAGCCAGACACTTTAATTGGTATCTGCGTTGAACGGTCTTTAGAAATGATTATTGGTTTACTCGGTATTCTTAAAGCAGGTGGAGCTTATGTACCGATTGACCCCAATTATCCCAAAGAACGGATTGAGTTTATGTTAGAAGATTGTGGGTCATCGGTATTGCTGACCCAAAGTCACCTTAAAGAACAATTACCTCTAGCTAAACTCAAATACCAGGTCATTTGTTTGGATGAGGAAACTTTTGCCCAAGAATCAATAGATAATCCCAATTCTAAAACTACTCCTGATAATTTAGCTTATATAATTTATACCTCTGGTTCAACGGGGCGACCAAAGGGGGTGATGATTGAGCATCGCGCAATTGTCAATCTCAGCTTAGTCTGGGCTAAAACTTTTCAAGTTCAAGACAATAGCCATTTGCTTCAGTTTGGTTCTTTTAGTTTCGATTTATCTGTCGCTGAAATTGCAACTACCTTTGTCACTGGTGCTTGCTTATATCTTGCTCAAAAAGATACCTTATTACCCAGCCAAATTTTAGTTGACTTCTTAAGCAATCGCAAAATTACCCACAGCTTTTTATCTCCTTCGGCCTTATCTGTCTTACCTCAAGCGACCTTACCCGATTTACAATGTCTAACTGTTGGTGGTGAGGCTTGTTCAGCAGAATTGGTAGCACAGTGGGGAACAGAACGGCGTTTATTTAATTGCTACGGGCCTACGGAATCTACGGTTAGTGCTGCGATCGCTCTGTGTGATCATAATGGAAAAAAACCGCCCATTGGTAAACCGTTGTCTAATATCCGCATCTATATATTAGATGCTCACAATCAACCATTACCCGCAGGAATACCTGGGGAATTGTGTATCGCTGGCGTTGGTTTAGCACGAGGCTATCTCAATCGGCCTGAAACTACCTCTGAAAAATTTGTTGAAGTTGAATTATTTGGCAAAACTGAGCGAATTTACAAAACTGGCGACTTGGCAAGATGGAGATATGATGGAAATCTTGAATATCTCGGTCGCATTGACGATCAAGTTAAACTGCGGGGCTTCCGAATCGAACTTGGTGAAATCGAATCGCTATTATTACAGCACTCTTTAGTTAACGAAGCTGTTGTTATTTTATATGAAACTGATAATAATCCCAGGTTAGTAGCTTATGTCACGGCATCGGAAAAATCCAGCAATTTAGCGAGTCAACTCAAAGACTACCTGAAAATTCGCCTGCCGAATTATATGATTCCTAGCCAGATTATGGTGTTGGATCAGTTGCCCCTTACCCCTAACGGTAAACTAGATCGTAGAGTATTACCAGCACCAGATGCAGCTACTTATACTAACTTTGAAGCCCTTGCTTCTCCAACTGAAGAACTGCTGGCTACTTTATGGCAAAGTCTTTTAAAAGCTAAGTCTATCAGTCGTCAAGATAACTTCTTTGAACTGGGGGGACATTCTTTATTAGCAACCCAATTAGTTACTCGTATTCGTGACAGTTTTGGGGTAGAAGTGCCTGTCCGCAAGGTATTTGAGCAAAGTGTTTTGTCTGAGTTGGCAGGAGAAATTGACAAGGCTACTTCCAGTGTCACCTTACCACCCATTACACCACAGCCTGAAAATGCTCCAAAAATTTTGTCCTATTCCCAATCAAGACTCTGGTTTTTAGACCAACTTGAAGGCATAGGAACCTCGGCTACCTACAATATGTCAACAGCGCTGCAACTTGACGGCAAGTTGAATATAGAGGCGTTGCGTGCAAGTTTTGATTATCTCCTCGATCGCCATGCCATTCTACGCACTTATTTTCCAGCACTGGAGGGAGAGGCGCAAGTAGTCGTCCAAAATTCAGAGGATATAGAAGTACTAACAATCGCAGATTTACAGTCACTCGATCCTCAGTCTCAAGCAGAAACTGTACAACGTTTAGCCGATACCCATGCTCAAGAACCCTTCGATTTGAATACTGGCCCCCTGTTCAAAGCACAACTATTGCAACTTAGCGAACAGAAAAATGTACTGATGATTAATATGCACCACATTATCAGCGATGGCTGGTCAATGGGTGTATTTAAGCGCGAATGGGAACAAGCTTATGCTGCTTTTGCTGCGGGGTATACTCCGAATTTGTCACCATTGCCGATTCAGTATAGCGATTATGCAGCTTGGCAGCGCAGTTGGTTACAAGGGGAGATTTTAGAAAGCCAGGAAAACTACTGGAAACAACAACTAGGCGATGCTCCCCGATTGCTGGATTTGCCTACCGATCATCCCCGTCCAGCGCAACAAAGTTACCAAGGTGGGCGTGAGGAATATCCCTTAAGCAGCGAACTGACTCAGAAACTCAAAATTGTCAGTCAAAAACACGGGGTTAGTTTGTTTATGACCCTGTTAACGGCTTTTAGTATTTTACTATCTCGTTACAGCCGTCAAGAGGATTTATGTATTGGTTCTGCGATCGCTAACCGCACCCATAGCAACACAGAATCATTGATTGGTTTTTTTGTCAATACCTTAGTATTACGGAGCAAAATTAAGCCAGAGCAAGGATTTAGTCAGTTACTCCAACAAACCCGCCAAACTTGCCTAGATGCCTACGCTCATCAAGATATTCCCTTTGAGTATTTAGTAGAACAGTTACAACCAGAACGCAGTCTGAGCCATAATCCCTTATTCCAAGTGATGATGGTGTTCCAAAATACTCAAGAAGCGGGGAAAAATATTAGTTTATCAGGGCTGGATATTCAATATTTAGAGCAAAGTTTACCATTTGCCAAGTTTGACCTAACACTGGATCTTTGCGAAAGGGGCGGCCAACTGCATTGTATGTGGGAATATGCCACAGATTTATTTGAAGTAGAAACAATTCAACGGATGGCGGGACACTTTGAAGTCTTGTTGGAAGCAATCGCCCAAAATCCCCAACAACCAATCAGTAAACTACCCTTAATCACAACCGCAGAAATTCAACAACTGCAAATTTGGAATCAAACCAATATCAATTATCCCCAAAATCAGACTTTGGTGAGTCTGTTTGAACAACAAGCAGCACAAACGCCCGATAACATTGCGGTGGTGTTTGAAAATCAAAGCCTGAGTTATCAAGAACTCAACCAACAAGCTAATCAGCTAGCCCATTATTTGTTGGAACTCAAAAGGGAGCAACAATTACCTGATAATCCTTTGATTGCGATTTGTGTGGAGCGATCGCTCTTAATGGTAATTGGCTTGTTTGCTATCCTCAAAGCGGGTGGTGCTTATGTGCCGATTGATCCGAGTTATCCTCAAGAACGCATTCATTTAATGCTGGAAGATAGTAATGCTTCTGTATTACTAACAACAAACTCCATCAAAAAGCAACTTCCCCTAGAAAAACTAAAAAACCCCTGTCAAGTAGTATTTCTAGAAAAAGAAACATGGGTTAATCAGTCAACAGATAATCCCAATTTGCAAAGTAGTCCTGATGATTTAGCTTATGTAATTTATACTTCTGGTTCTACGGGAAGGCCAAAAGGTGTAGCAGTTTGTCACTCTTCACTGACGAATTTCTTATATTCAATGAAGGAAAAGCCTGGAATAGCCGCGTCCGATACTCTTCTGGCTATCACCACTATATCCTTTGATATTGCTGCACTGGAAATTTATTTGCCTCTTATAGTAGGAGCCAAAATTGTTCTAGTCAGTCGTGAAATTGCTTCTGACAGTTTACAGTTATCAGAACAATTGCTTAATGGTATCACTTTCATGCAAGCGACTCCAGCGACTTGGCGCATATTATTAGCCGCCGGATGGAAAGGTTCAACACAACTAAAAATCCTCTGCGGCGGTGAGGCTTTAACGTGGGAACTTGCTAATCAACTACTAGAAAGAAGTGCTGAACTCTGGAATCTTTATGGCCCGACAGAAACCACTATTTGGTCAGATATTTATCAGATAAATACTTTTGAGAAAAAAAACTATTCTCAAGGCGCTGTGGTATCTATCGGGAAGCCCATTGCTAACACCCGGATTTATATTCTAGACACCTATAACCAACCCCTTCCTCCTGGTATTCCTGGGGAACTCTGCATTGCAGGTGCGGGTTTAGCACAGGGCTATTTGAATCGTCCCGATCTGAGTGCTGAAAAATTCATTGACCTCAATCTCTTCAACCAAACTGAGCGGATTTATAAAACTGGCGATTTAGCTCGTTGGCTACCTGACGGCAATTTGCAATATTTAGGTCGCATCGATCGCCAGGTCAAACTTCGTGGTTTCCGCATTGAATTAGGTGAAATTGAAGCGTCTTTACTCAAACACTCAAAAATTCAGGAAGCAGTTGTCATTATACGAGAAGACAGTGATTTCGATCAACGTCTAGTAGCATACATTGTCCCAACAGGAACAGAGGATGAAGACCTTCAAGGTGAACAGGTGGAATTATGGCAACAAGTTTTCAATGATGCTTACCATAAATCACAAGATCCAGAAGATGACCCAACGCTGAATTTGGCTAGCTGGAATGATAGCTATACAGATAAACCTTATCCCAAAGCTGTAATGCAAGAATGGCGGGATAAAACTATTGACCAAATTCTGGAACTTGCACCCAAACGGGTCTGGGAAATCGGTTGTGGGACAGGGATGTTATTGTTAAAAATTGCTCCCCATTGTCAAAAGTACCTGGGTACAGATATTGCCGCAGCAGGGTTACATTATATTGAACAACATCTTCCACAGCAATCTCTCAAAGAAAAAGTTACTTTAAAACAAAGTGCAGCTAACCAATTTAACGGTATTGAGAAAAATAATTATGACCTGGTAATACTCAATTCTGTTATTCAGTATTTTCCTTCTTTGGACTACTTGTTAGAAGTTATTGGGGGTGCTGTTAGTGCGGTGAGGAATCAAGGAAAAATATTTATTGGAGATGTGCGAAATCTCCATTTACTAGAGGTTTTTCATACCGCAGTTAAATTTAATCGCGCCCCTGATGAATTATCAATTAAGGATTTGCGTCAACAGATTCAAAAAAGTATTCACACCGAAGGCGAGTTACTAATTGACCCTAATTTATTTATCGCCCTAAAACAAAAATTTCCTCGGATTAGTCATGTACAAATCCAAATGAAACGAGGTTATGGGCAGACGGAAATGAACCGTTTTCGTTATGACGTTGTTTTACATTTGGATCAAACAGATACTCCAATTGCAGAACCTGAATGGTTAGATTGGCAAACTGAGCAACTCAATTTAGAAAAAATCGAGAGAATTTTAACAACTCAGCAACCCGATTTTATAGGTATTAAGAATATTCCGAATGCGCGTCTAACTTCAGAAATGGTGCTGTTAGAAAAAATTAGTCAATTGGATGGTACAGTTTCAGACTTAAAAGCCGCAGTTGCCGAAGTCAGATCAGGGATAGAACCCGAAGCATTTCGAAATTTAGTACGAGATTTGCCCTATACGCCTTTTATTCAATATAGCCCCACAGAATTTTCTGATTACGATGTTGTTTTTCAACGGAATATTCCTGGGCAGGTGACAATACCACGATTTAATCAAGAGGGAAATTTGCGGTTGAAACCTTGGCAACATTATGCCAACCAACCATTACAATATCGCACCAATCAAGTTGAGCCAGCGTTATTAGAAGAATGGCGAGATAATCTGGAAAAAACTCTTCCAGATTATATGATTCCTAGTCATTTTATTGTTTTAGAAAAACTGCCACTAACACCAAATGGCAAAGTAGATCGCAAAGCTTTACCCGCACCAAATGCAACCATTTCATCAACAAACATTGAATTGCCTGTAACCTCGACAGAAAAATTGCTGGCCGAATTGTGGGCGAAGCTGCTTAAATATGAAGCGATCGCCCGCCATGATAACTTCTTCAAGTTGGGAGGACATTCCCTACTAGCCACCCAAATGTGCTACCGCATCCGCGACACTTTTAAAGTAGAACTGCCACTGCGTCAAGTATTTGAGTCTCCTATCCTCAGCGAATTGGCAAATTATATAGATAGCTGCATTTGGGTTAATTTCTCCACAGCAGATATACAACCTTTAAACTCAGACGAAGAGGAAATTGAACTATGA
- a CDS encoding nuclear transport factor 2 family protein, which yields MNQSISLSNITAKKELIITLFCAVDSSDWDLLLKCFDKNIIYERPGYQPFIGLEKLLSFYKNDRIIADGKHKIEHIVIENNHGVCWGQFIGIHKNSSPINERFADVYSFENGKFKSRITHFFRPAV from the coding sequence ATGAATCAGTCTATTAGCTTATCAAATATTACCGCTAAAAAGGAATTAATCATTACTTTGTTTTGTGCTGTTGATTCTTCTGATTGGGATTTATTATTGAAATGTTTCGACAAAAATATTATTTATGAACGTCCAGGTTATCAGCCTTTTATAGGACTTGAAAAACTACTCAGTTTTTATAAGAATGATAGAATTATTGCGGATGGTAAACATAAAATTGAGCATATTGTAATTGAAAATAATCATGGTGTTTGTTGGGGGCAATTTATTGGGATACATAAAAATAGCTCTCCCATTAATGAACGTTTTGCGGATGTATACTCTTTTGAGAATGGTAAGTTTAAAAGTCGAATAACTCACTTTTTTAGACCAGCAGTCTAA